The genomic region tttaaaatttagtaaaaatacAAGTAAAACCTTTGATAGGATAAAAGAGCGTATTTTTAGTagttgtttttccttttcattcttTCCTGTCTGtcatagaaattaatatatttggtGGGTGGGAATTCTTGTCCGATTATTCCTGTCACATGCTGTCATAATTGGCTAGTTCCAGGAGTCATGCTTGGCTGGTTTGCAATGGATAACatagatttttgtttttgttttttgttttttactttttggCTCAGTAGTGATCAAATTCATTGATAGATAGGAGTTACATCATCTGTACATGTGAAGAGTTTAACAAGTTCGTTTGGAGGGTTAACATACCATCCAGGATCATACAGAAAATTGGACATTCTTACTAATCCAATCCGCCAATAGATTTTGTGATCTTCTAACAGCAGAAATATAGCACCTTCAGTAATCTCCTCAAGAAAAATTTCTCAAGGGACTCCATTGTTATTGCTGCAACTGTCAACAAGAACTGAAGAGTCAGATTCACAATTCACTCTTTGCCAATTGTGAGAGATTGTGAATTGACTGTGGGATAATGatagattatatatatttaatttaaatattttagctAGTcatacttaaaatttaataatattctaaGAAGAATTAATGAGTAATCCATCATTTTACAAGAGAATATTCTCTTTAGTTAATCTATTGATTATCATCGGGTCAAAATATAGTTTGACCTGCCACtcgaaaaaagataaaaagaaaacgaaagaaatataaatataagaaaacatgaAACCAATTATTAACCCTAAAATTAGGTATTATACAAATTAGCAGGCATCAAGATTTGTTAAGACATAAGTTTCAATAATCTTAAATTTGCCAAAAGCCTTCACTGCTTCAGCCTTGGTTCTTTCTTCGTTGAGCTTGCAACCTTCCTTTGGGTAATACTTGCTGATGTTCTTGATAATGGACCCTCCATCAAAAGAATCTACTACTTTAATTTCATAAGAAGTCTTCTCTAGTTCATCTATCCATGCTTGCCTCCAAATATACAGCAGTGGGtgaaattatcttttatctGTTGCTTCAATTTTGGTCTTAATATACTTAATTTCATCATTTGAAACCTATAAAagagcatattaattattgaaatcttaattgcttttaaagttattaatttgatCAATGTACCTACATATAGCACTAAAGATATGAATTCTGAAGAATTAATGCTAACCTTCATTATAGGTAGTTTTCTTGATGGTTCCAGGTCCTCCATTACTTTCAAGGAATTCTATATTAATCTGAGGTAAAATCTTGGGAATAAGAGTATCAGATTCAATTACTGGTTTGGGATAGTGGTCTTTGCCTAAGTATTAATAGTTTATAGCATTTATGTTCtcaaaaaagattaaaaagaatagtTTATAGCATTTCAAATCTCTCCTGTTGTATTTCCTGAATGAATTCATGTTGCCTAGTGTTCTACTAttaaaagaagattttaattaaagggaagttattattaataagaagcCACCTTCTTCTATGATTGAAATTAACTCTAAAGCTGAttgaattttttgttttatctaGAGATAAAGATAACTAGATAAGATTGTATAATAAAGAGTGTCTAAGCTAACGCAATGGGgacagaaattaatattaatttaatcttttgttACACTCTCTTGTATTTTAGTGTATTATATTAGTATCTTCCTACATTTTcaatcttttgtttctttttcgaataattcaatcttttattattatgttgttTTATTCTCAATCATTATAATAAATACCCTTGCCATCCAATTCTGTCAAAAATCAACTAGTGCCATATAGATTCTATatcattcataaaattttgacAAGTTTtggttaatttaatataaaataatatttaatattcttgAGAAAAATTTTGATTGCCTATTAAGTCGGATAAAATACATTATTTATCGAATTATAACgggtttattattattttatatgtatttcctttcctaaaaaaataagtaagttcttaactaaataaaattaaaagatgacttatttatttattttttaaataaaaggagTTAGTTGAGCCAAAATTGAATAACAAGTCTACCctaatttgataaaagaatcattcacgttattaaaatatagcattaatttttttcttgaaaatgtaacaataaatatattgtttCAATTTAATACTGTTTAATCTCTCAATAATTTCATTACATCAAGAgatcaaatagaatttttaattttttaaattgttctATTAACTAGTTAACTTTTGGTAATAACAaacataaaagatatttagTATAacgaataaaaaataaaggaacatatataataacatattgaaaagatagtaattaaaacaaacaaaaatcacgatatttttattatgacgTTGGGGCTTATGCTCCATAATTAGTCCGTAGACTATAAACCAACCATTCAATACaagtttataatttcaaacttttattacgaGGTCAAAAGTGGTTTGACCTTCCAcccaaagaaaaattaaaatacaaaattaaataaattagcaggcatctggatttgccaaaacaTAAGCCTCAATGGCCTTAAACATGCCGAAGGCTTTTTCTGCGCCAGCCTTGACTTTTTCTTCATTGATCTCACAACCTTCCTTAGGATAGTACTTGCTGATGCTCTTGATAATAGATCCTCCATCAGGAGAAGCCACTACTTTAATTTCATAAGAAGTCTTCTCTAGTTCATTCATCCATGGCTCACCTCCAATGACACTGTAGCAGTGTGTGAAATTGTCTTTATCTGTTGCTTCAACTCTGGTCTTAATATACTTAACTTCACCacctacaaaaaaaaaagcatgaaataagaaattaattatctaatactTAATTGGTTATTTAGTTGTTAATTTGAGCAATACACATACATATAACACTGAATATATGTCCTTAGAACAATTAAAACTAACCTTCAGCAAAGGAAGTTTTCTTGATGGTTCCGGGTCCGCCATTTCCTTCAAGGAACTCTATACTAACCTGAGGCAAAACCTTAGGGATAAGAGTGTCAGATTCAAGAATAAAGGCCTTGAACATTTTGGCTTGTGGGATTGAAGTTGTAATTTCCTTCTCAAAAGTCAAAACACCCATGATGGCTTCTGGTAAAAGATGAGGTGAAGGGAATGAACGAGGAAGAAGATTTAAGGATTTGTAGAATGTATATCGAAGTGAGGTGTGGCAAAATGCAAGAGCATAGGGAAGTACTTATAGAAGCAAACGAATTTGCTGAAAAGTCATAGAAAGCAAGCTTGagaatgaattaaataaaaagctGGTGGGGTAATATGTATTAATATGATTCCATTACCTTCTAGATATTCTGAAAAGTTATGTTTTCTAAACCAGTATTTTAGGAAATAATTGCCTGTAGAAATGAATAGAATAGTGCCGACAGAATTcggaaaaatatataattgccGGCTTGCCGTCAATGGAAATGAAAGGTCTTATTAGATATATATGGATATCGACTTTTCCTTATGGAGTTACTCTGCTATAAAAGTTAATAGCATTTTCCAATTATTCATTTAGGATCCTATCTGGTTTTTGCTTTAAATTCCATACATGCAtgacaaaaagagaaagaaaaaagaaaaaacctagATAAGATTGTACAAGGAGAGCGACGGAGCTCAGGCAATGTGGGCccagaaaataatataaaaaattctaattaatatgaaatgtTTTTCCTGACGGTCAATCCGGGCTGCTTATTTTGGAGGAGACTGTTGAAGATTCTTTGCGAGAATAGTTGACTTTTAAAACCTGTTGCCGTCATCAAACCTCTTCTCACTCCGTTGTTAAGGGACCGCATTTTTCGGATTTTTTACGTTAATACCATGACTTTTGTGCTCATccagatatatatatatatatattatgtttttgagattttttttatattaaaaattaaattatattttctaaattctaaagCTTATCTTGTAATGCAAGATATCTCAACGTATCATTCTcttacaaattttttaaaagaatatgataaataataataataataataataatttgaaaggtaaaatttcataattatattttgtacaaaCCAATAATTGACACATGTATATTCAGTTCTGCTTATTTACCAAATCTGCATCTAGACataatacttaaaaaattttaagcaAATATTTatctgatattttttaataatatatcaaattaatatatatttattagtattaaataattttatttgagagttgaagttgaagttgaagttGTGTTATATTATTAACCATTGTGAATAGGAAGCCAGATATACATTCTTATAACTTAGTTATTGTtgcaaaattataatatagaaGACTTGAAACGTATAAAGCACCTTTTCCCCCTTTcaattacaattaaaattactatgAATTTCTGCCACGTCACTTATAAGAATATGACAAGCCTTTTGTGAATTTGTATTTGGCAGATAGTAAAATTcaagaatagaaaaatagagaatttTATATCTTCTGAGAAATAAAGTTACAATTATCGAATTAtgatttctaaaaaaaaaatcagttaataaaataacaaataatgtGTTTTTGTCCCctctcaattaaaattaagattgcTGTAAATTTCAAACCAATTGTTTCTAGAATACGACaagctttttgtttttctaattatgCGACATTAaccaatatttttttaattttgacgtTCAGtaattataatcataaatagCAATTGCTTTGCTactattttccattttatgACATTATGAGTTTGCGATACCAATtgttaaatgaaaaaaaaaaaaaaaagaattggtCAAAGtcaagaaaggaaagagacAGTGTAAGAAAATGCATCCTCACAGCCCTCATTTGGATAGTATTTACTGCTCCTTTTGCAACAGGagaattcattatttttatgttacaAGACATTTTCTCCAAATTATCACTTCAGGATTGCCTCCAATAACagtctttatttattctaattaaataattaaattaaacagaTTAGAACTTTATAACTATATTACTATCCCTCTTATTCATCTCTTTCATTCTCTAATTACAAACTCAAAACTGTAACTATACTTATACTTCAATTATATTCCAGGTCTTCTAaagttcttttatattattaaccACTGTAAGAACATAGTGTATAGACAGATGTACATTCTGATAACTCagttattattagaaaaattacaatCTAAAAGACTTGAAACACTGAAAGTTACACTTTTCTTAAAGCATCTTTTCCCTTTTCAATTAGAATTAAGTTTACCGTAAGTTTCGGGCACATCACTTCTGAAATATGACAAGCCTTTttgtaaatttgtatttagcaaaaagtgaaaaattggAGAATGGAAATTAGAGAATTCTATGACTACTTCTGAGAAATAAAGTTACAAATAATGTGTCTTTTGTTCCctctcaattaaaattaagattgcTATAGATTTCAAACGAATTGCTCCTATAATAcgattcttatttattatttatcatacTTCGTCCTTGATGGCCGTTGCAAATCAAAAATGGAAAGATGCAGTTAAGACACCTGATCGGCCCGACTTTCTCGAATGTCCACCACCGGCCCTTCTTCTTTCCGGGTAATCGATTAGTTATGAAATACCATTAACTCTTTGTGTTCCTCGACCCGACTCCGAGATCTCGAATTCTTTTAACTTCCGGCTTCCTTAGTTTCCTTGCCTGACGGTCCTACAagatttatttctaatatgggacaataaattttaacattgACATTAAACGTACATTATGAACTTCTAtcttttttgaatttcaatAACCAATATCTTAATTTGACGACCGGTAATTATAGTCATATTGCTAGTAATTTTAAATGACAGTATGAGTTTGTGACGCAAATtgttaaattgaaaaaagaattggtcaaaatcataaaaagattgaaaatagtttttataatctttCTGGTCATAGGATTtgtaaaaaggaaagagataaTGTAAGAAAATGCATCCTCAtttctaaaaagaattattatagaaaaaaaaagtatattttattaatagaagcAATTTAAATACATGAGAGTAGACAAGCTGACAGTACAGAGAGTGGCATAAAGAAGCCGTAACTGATCATACAGAAGAGCATATGATATCAGGATCTCGTATTCTTTAGTCGGATTGATAGAGAACGTCCACACGACGTTTATTCAAAACTCTTTTATTACATACTCTTAGTAATCACGCCAACAGTGGTTTAACTGTTCCATTCAAaagtgaaataaaaagaaaatcatgaaaaaaaaaaaaaacaaagcatAGCACTCCATGAAAATCAAACACAGAAGTTTTTACTGTTTTGGGAGAAAACAATAACTTTTTAGTTGCAAGCATCAGGATTTGCCAAGAGATGAGCTTCAATAGTCTTGAACATGCCAAAGGCTTTCTCTGCTCCAGCTTTGATTTTGTCTTCATCGAGCTCACAACCCTCTTTTGGATAGTACTTGCTGCTGCTCTTGCAAATGGATCCTCCATCAGGAGAAGCCACTATTTTTATCTCATAAGAAATCTTCTCTATGTTATCACTCCATGGATCGCCTCCAATGATAGTATAGTTATGTGTGAAATTGTCTTTGTCTGTTGCTTCAACTTTGGTTTTGATATACTTGGCATCACCACCTgcaaatataaaacaataaataatttacttaacgACACTGAAGTTATTCTCCCCATCACTATGAGGTTACATGATTTATCTGTAAAAACAATATATGATTGATGATTAACAATAGTATATGaattattaacaattaagaCTAACCATCGGTAAATGTAGTTTTTTTGATGCTTCCGGGCCCTCCATTTCCTTCAAGGATCTCTATGCTAACGTTAGGCACAATCTTAGGGATAAAGGTGTGGGATTCAAGGACAAAGACCTTGAACATTGTGGCTTGTGGAACTGCAGTTTTGATTTCCTTTTCAAAAGTCAAAACACCCATGATGGCTTTTTGAGAAATTAAGATCGAATGAAGGAGAATGAATATAGCAAGGAAAGAGGATctatatatgaaatgcaacTCGAGTGTGGCAAAATGCAGGAGCAAAGGGAGGTATTTATAGAAAGAGCATGAAGAGGTTTCGTGTCAAAGTTTTGTAAAGATCTAAACGGATTTGGGTTTAAGGTCAAAGAAGGCTAGCTTGAGCAGGAATTGCTGATGACTCGTACACATTCTAGATAATACAGATGCCTCATATAATACTAACGTTTTCTGAAAAGAATGGtgccatttcttttttattacaCTAATGCCAATTTTTAAGGCAGCAGAAGTGTTAGGAAagcaaacaaaaaataatatttagatattaCTTTTAGGAGATCGAGTAAGAAAAGCAACTTGATTTTTATATGgtgtttatttaaaatataattgtttgTGGATTAGAGGCTAAACAAATCATGAACCATTTACTATATCAAATAAAGATTTATAactcttaatttctttttcttttgattaagGTACATAACTTGTAGTTAGTGTAACAATTACtataattaatctttattaatttcgATTGATGGAGaaactcaaattaaatattagtttgattgacaataaaaacaaaatttaacttaatcaACTACAGtagtttttgaaaattatattttgagcatatttgaaattattgttaggtattaaaagattatatttaaattcctCTATATAATTGATtgagtttttaaatattattaattttatttggcaaacatatttttaaaaatatcaatttatacttatttttctcaaaaagtaaattttaaaattgcaaaagaaaatatctaaaagattattttttaagaaatattttcaCCAGCCTAAAtcttaacaattttattaacaCACTATTTTTTTCCACAATCTAGGAAATTATGGCCTAGATTTACCTTTAATAGTTAATCAGTCAATgttaaacttaattttctaGCCCTAATAATACGATATATGATAGTTTATCTAACGGTCAATCCAGGGGGACAAAGAGGCTGCTGGGATGATGCTAaacattttcataaaatatttattaatgatagaaataatgcttgaataattaatagtcaagtcttcttttctctttttttatggAAATTAATTGTCAAGTAGCATGTGAGGCTTGGAAAAGAACCACAAATCCACCTATGTCGGCTTTTggattattttatgttattgtcATATGATGTCTGATTGTTCTCCTCgtaaagaattaattatacCACTTGGTTAGATTAACTATACCAATATTTcagtatattaaattaataaccaTGTAAACATTAATCAATAGTGGGATTAGATTAAGGTTTCTAggcatattaatattatatgcaatattcatatttaaattcttCAACTTTTAATCTTGTTTTTAACCTTTTAACATGAAGAATCATGTGGaattttttgacattttagttaaattattatcaatttgTATCTAAATTCACTAATACCGTTAATTCAATATTTGTAGTTTATTCATTCTGTGTCAATTACTTGTAATTCCATTACTATTCCAATCCTTGTTAACtttgttttcatttaaaactaGTCATGTCAATTTTCATAGagtttaaatagaaaaatcgaagacataaaataatctcgtaatttaattattattttttttagtaatttctcATGAGTTTTGGATGATCTGGCCTACTCTTTGTCGTTTATTCTATAAGATTGATTTTGCAGCAAACAGACTTTGTTTGAAATTTAATCTGTCAAGATTAAAACTACTAACCGTGTTAATAAATTTGGACATATTTTGCTAAAAACTTAATgtcaaaaagttaaattataaaatcaaatcttATTCTCTCTCTTGTGCTTGTTGATATACATTaggtttttatatttttatttttattttaaaacaaataaagttttataaaatatgtaaaaaaaaaatctttaatctacaaaataaagatttgtACTAAGCAAGACAAATTAACCCTAGAACTAAAAACGttaaaatttggaaaaatctacaaaagtaattaattcAGCATCTCTATTGGAAATTCTTGTACATCTATGATGAGGTGTAAGGCCTCATGGTCCTTTATTCATCGAAAAGAGCATAACCTATCCATTCGATGGACTCGGTTGCGAATTCATATAATGAGGCCAAAAGCGGTTTAGCCTTGAAATAGAAAGGAAATAGAAAACATGACATCAGGATTCATAAAGACAGAAGTAATTAGTTGCAGGCATCAGGAGTTGGCAACACCATTATAGGCTTCGACAGCTTTAAACCTGCCAAGGGCCTTCTCTGCTCCAGCTTTATTTTGTCTTCATCAATCTCAcagtttgttttctttaaatatgTACTACTTGCTGTTGCTCGCTCCTCATAACGAACCCTCCATCAGGAGAAGCAACTACTCTGACCTCATAAGCGACTTTTTTCTAATTCATTCATCCATCGCTCAAAACCACCCCTTCTTCTGAATCTAACGGAAGCTGATTAGCCATATTGGtgcagaaaacaaaaagaagtaTAATCAAGACTGTGTGTTCATTTGATAGTATGTTCAAATTGGTTTCTTTTAGTAGTTCTAGATGACTTTACAGTGTATTTACAGAAACAAATCCACCAAGAAGGAAAAGAGTATACAAGAAATTAGGCGGTATTTCAAAGCAGGAGTTCCAGCCAAAGAATCGATTAGTTATCATTAAGTTGAgtgtaaattttctgattttGGGATTCCggacaaagaaaaatttgcaaattttgtGGAAGAACGCAGTAATTACTTTTTCTCTAATTCTGTTTCATTTTGATACAtcagaaataatttaaataagctCTACAATTTTGTTAGGgttaaagataattaaatatgaagaaaggaaaagggtCCAGCcccatataagaaaagaatttaaaagattaaagaaaaagattataatcCAACTCGATTTGGACTGTGTGAGCCAATATCGGAACGAGAttggaaagagaaaagaaataaagaggATTTTGTGTATCGCTAGCTACCTCTGTTGTTAACATGTTTTTAAAAGGAAGTTTTGTGGCATCTTTGCTTTATTTCATATTCGGCTGTGATGTAGTAAATTTAATCTACACAGCTGGCATCTTTCCTTTAGTCTCCTATTTCTCTACTCTCTagtttaagttattaattgaTATCCTTTTGTGAAATTTTGATTGAGGCTAATTAGGAAGTAAAATTGAGAGAAGTATTGTTTGCAGTTGTTGTTTCCTTTGGTATAAATACTGACAAATTAGTAACCATGATGAACAGATTAAACATAGCCACACTTTTAAAGTCACTTACTTAAATTGCAATCCAACACGAACTGCTGATTATCAACCCTAGAGAAAAGATGCAAGTTTTGGGATCTGAGCACATCTCGTCATGCTTCTCCCTTGAGAAAGTGTTgcataataaattcttttgtgCTTTAACAAATGTTTCTGTATACATGTCAATacttattattagtaattaaaagttGCAGCTCCATATACCACACTCATCCTTAATTGGGAAACAAGATTTAATATCTGCCTCGAAATCGCAAAGGGTCTGAGAGATTTACATTCCAAATCGATTGTTCATGGGAACATGGAATCCTCTAATATTATACTTGATCCTACTGATTTCGAgccaaaaatatcaaatataggACTTACAAGGGATGCCCAGTAAATAACAAATCGCATGTACTGCTTCCTACAGTTTTCTCGTAATGCTTGTTCAACATCTCACACTTTTGCATGATTGCAGGGAAAATGTTGATGTGTACAATTATGGAATTCTTGTGGTCGAAATAGTTTCtgggaagaaagaaaactacAATCATGATTTTCAATCGGTGGCTTCAGATTTACATGCAAGGGAAAGCCTATTATTGGATTTTGTGGACAAGAGGCTGACCGACTATAAGTGCTGTGATGAGCAAGTCATCACTGTTTTGTAATTGGCGATTATGTGCACTAATGTCTCACCTACCCTTAGGCCTACTACGTCTGATGTCGTGCTGGGACTTGAAGGCCAGAAAACCATGGagcaaatttaaatttaagactGCTTCATGCTAATTATATAACAGGACAGCATAGGAAAATCAATCTGTTATTTtcgtttattttttataataatagtatttttattaatataaaatgggGAAAAACTCGCAAATAAGGAAAACTACCCatttttatatcaataaaaataactagcacaattattattttaattttactatattttaatatttagaagTAGACGATGATATAAAAGTTCATGTTCTTCTAATGGGTCCAGCCCATgtcaaaagaatgaaaaagatttaaaacaaaagaaaagccTTGGCTGATTGGAGAGCACATTTTGGACTAATAGCTCTTGGTTTCTTCCTCTGCTGTCCATGgctagtttatatatataatagtgTCTTTCTTGGCTTCGACCTTGATACATTCTTTACATTGTTTGAGCGCCTGGCGAGAATAGATGTTTTAAAATTCGAAACCTTAAGTGTTGTGTTAATGATAATTTTAGCTTTCTATGggagttaaaagaaagaaaggaaatataGGTATTCTAAGAGTTATATTATTGTATGAGTTTACTGTTGtattgtttaaatttattgtatcAGTTCTATAACTAAGCTGCAGCGGATGATTgtggattaattaaaaagaacatTCACACATGTAACATGTTTCTTGGCCATCATTTAAATCTGCAAAATCAAGAAATATTGCATCTTATTCTTAGAGAAGAGTttcatatgtatatttatagtgAGTTCATAATCTTTAACTCTCGAATCCAGTATTACCATAAAAGCCATCCTTTCAACACAAAATATCAGACTTTTATTTCTAGGCCAAGATTAGTTTTGgctttggaaagaaaaaagaaagcatgAATACATGAAACCTCATGTGTTAGAACATGGACATTTTTCAGTTGAAGGCATCAGGATTTGCCAGGATATATGCTTCGACAACCTTGAACATTCCCAAAGCCTTCTCTTCGGCGGCTTTGATTTGGTCGACATCGATCTGGCTATCACCCTTCGGATAGTACTTGGTAATGCTCTTGCAGATGGATCCCCCATCCGGAGAAGGCACCATCTTTGTCTCATAAGAAATTTTGTCTAGCGTATCCATCCATGGATCACCTCCAATAGCACTATAGTTGTATATAAAATGGTCTTGGTCTATTGCTTCAGTCTTGTGCTTTATGTACTTGACTTCGCTCCCTGCATGTGTATAaaacttataattattaattaattaaacaataaaacatcATCTAGTTATGATCATGAAAACTTATAGATGTAATtgaatcattaaaataattacaatatttCAGCTTCTTCTGTTGTATCAATTTATTAAGTAGCTAAGGGGAGCAAGtatatattaacttaaaaCTAACCTTCTGCAAAGGTTGTCTTCTTAATGGTTCCAGGCCCTCCATTTCCTTCAATGATCTCGATACTCTTAATGGCTTGTGGCAGAATTTTGGGGATAGTGTTATCGGCGTCAAGCACAAAGACCTTGAACATCTTGGCAGGAGGGATGGCAGTAGCAACCTCATTTTCATGACTCACAATACCCATGGTAACCAAAAGATTAAGATCCAAAGTGAAGGAAGAAGATATAGTAGATGTTTGTTTGGTGTGGGAAAAATGGAAGAGCTAAGGCAggtatttatagataaaaatgaGCTTGAATTTTGAGTGTGAAAGTCCTTCTGTTGCAGATCAAAATTGATTTGCATTCGATTTAAGGTCAAAGAAAGCATGCTCGAGGATGGATATAGAATCCCatcattatttattacaaATGGTGAACTTTTTCCATTGTTTCTTCCACATGTCAAAAAGAGTCCATCAGTGACATAAGTGCACTGAGAAGGCCTCccatctttttattattattaaaaaaagattaagcCATAAGTGCAGAAGGACACTGCAATAAGATGGACTCCTAtgttcaatttttctttttcaaaaaggctaaaaaggaaaatgactAGAAGTGAAGAGATGgccatttttataattggaAACTTTTTTTTACATTCTGCGCCCATGGTTTACATGTCTAATGACAGAAAGATAGATcgtgatattattatatttattactcATAGTTCCTAGACGACTTATGTTGACTGTAAATCACTTAAcaaaaagtaattataaaaataagaaattatttttaattttacatgggaattatatttacatatcCATCCCCAAGCAAGTATTCTTTCTTTGATCTAAATGCAAGTAATTTAGATCTCTAGAAGACACAGTTTCAGACAAAACTCATACTATAAATACCCTCCCTGTCTTTCTCATTTCACCACGCCGAGAAGATGCTCTACAAC from Ricinus communis isolate WT05 ecotype wild-type chromosome 9, ASM1957865v1, whole genome shotgun sequence harbors:
- the LOC8280152 gene encoding major allergen Pru av 1 — protein: MVGKDHYPKPVIESDTLIPKILPQINIEFLESNGGPGTIKKTTYNEAWIDELEKTSYEIKVVDSFDGGSIIKNISKYYPKEGCKLNEERTKAEAVKAFGKFKIIETYVLTNLDAC
- the LOC8280151 gene encoding major allergen Pru ar 1, which gives rise to MGVLTFEKEITTSIPQAKMFKAFILESDTLIPKVLPQVSIEFLEGNGGPGTIKKTSFAEGGEVKYIKTRVEATDKDNFTHCYSVIGGEPWMNELEKTSYEIKVVASPDGGSIIKSISKYYPKEGCEINEEKVKAGAEKAFGMFKAIEAYVLANPDAC
- the LOC8280150 gene encoding major allergen Pru ar 1-like encodes the protein MGVLTFEKEIKTAVPQATMFKVFVLESHTFIPKIVPNVSIEILEGNGGPGSIKKTTFTDGGDAKYIKTKVEATDKDNFTHNYTIIGGDPWSDNIEKISYEIKIVASPDGGSICKSSSKYYPKEGCELDEDKIKAGAEKAFGMFKTIEAHLLANPDACN
- the LOC8278798 gene encoding major allergen Pru ar 1, whose amino-acid sequence is MGIVSHENEVATAIPPAKMFKVFVLDADNTIPKILPQAIKSIEIIEGNGGPGTIKKTTFAEGSEVKYIKHKTEAIDQDHFIYNYSAIGGDPWMDTLDKISYETKMVPSPDGGSICKSITKYYPKGDSQIDVDQIKAAEEKALGMFKVVEAYILANPDAFN